The Bacteroidota bacterium genome has a segment encoding these proteins:
- a CDS encoding RNA methyltransferase: protein MTKKEIAFIRSLHQKKSRQMYGKFLVEGDKLVNELLASDYKVDAIYHLENWKPSVSRTNFSTFIVSKEELNKISTHENPDQVLAVAPIKINTVENTRPMTGGLYLACDGLNDPGNAGTIIRIADWFGIKKVFFAHSSVDVYNPKVVSAAKGSLFRTECIYTDLAQLFTENTELKVYGAVMAGENIYQAALNQNAFIVIGNEANGISRELLPFIQQNISIPSFGKAESLNAGVAAGIIVSEFKRRTDLK, encoded by the coding sequence ATGACCAAAAAGGAAATCGCTTTTATCCGCTCGCTCCATCAAAAAAAATCTCGCCAAATGTATGGCAAATTTTTGGTTGAAGGCGATAAGTTGGTCAACGAGTTATTAGCATCGGACTATAAAGTGGATGCGATATATCATTTAGAGAATTGGAAACCAAGCGTTTCGCGCACCAACTTCTCAACGTTTATTGTTTCTAAAGAGGAGCTAAATAAAATCTCTACTCATGAAAATCCAGACCAGGTGCTGGCCGTGGCACCCATCAAAATAAACACGGTTGAAAATACGCGCCCGATGACCGGCGGCTTGTATCTGGCCTGCGATGGACTGAATGATCCGGGCAACGCCGGTACCATCATTCGTATTGCTGATTGGTTTGGAATAAAAAAAGTGTTCTTCGCTCATAGTTCGGTGGATGTTTATAACCCCAAGGTGGTGAGCGCTGCCAAAGGTTCTTTGTTCAGAACGGAATGTATTTATACAGACCTTGCTCAACTATTTACTGAAAATACAGAGCTAAAAGTTTATGGTGCCGTGATGGCAGGAGAAAATATTTATCAGGCTGCGCTAAACCAAAACGCCTTCATCGTGATTGGCAATGAAGCAAATGGAATCAGCCGAGAACTGCTTCCTTTTATTCAACAAAATATTTCTATTCCCTCTTTTGGCAAGGCTGAATCTTTGAACGCCGGAGTGGCCGCCGGGATTATTGTGAGTGAATTCAAAAGAAGAACGGATTTGAAATAG